In one Brienomyrus brachyistius isolate T26 chromosome 7, BBRACH_0.4, whole genome shotgun sequence genomic region, the following are encoded:
- the sdad1 gene encoding protein SDA1 homolog, whose protein sequence is MSGRHNNKLPTNLPQLQNLIKRDPQSYTEEFLQQYRHYQSNVQILKLQPDKPSKELGELFMFLSQVAHCYQQQMSSFPQELIEILLNHHTVLDSDLRMTLCKALILLRNKDLISPTDLLELFFELLRCHDKLLRKTLYTHIVSDIKNINAKHKNNKVNTSLQNFMYTMLRDSNAVAGKISLDVMVELYMRNIWNDAKTVNVITTACFSKITKILVAALKFFLGKDEDDKKDSDSESEDEGPTARDIILRYSTGKKSSKNKKKMEKAMKVLKKHKKKKRAEVFNFSAIHLIHDPQDFAEKLFKQLESSKERFEVKMMMMELISRLVGIHELFLFNFYPFIQRFLQPHQREVTKILLCAAQASHQLVPPEVIEPVIMTIANNFVTDRNSGEAMTVGINAIRELAARCPLAMTEDLLHDLAQYRMHKDKNVMMSSRGLIQLFRNLNPKMLQKKDRGKPTESSAEAKIQDYGELEAKDYIPGAEVLGLDEENHEAEGDEEEWESVSEDDEDDNDDGEWVDVHHSSDEEQGEMAAKLENMPADERKAKAATVSMSRLLTQEDFKKIRVAQMAKEVSSAPGKGQKRKNVDSDDEERGELLKLRDIERLHKKPKADKESRLATAMAGRTERKEFVKKKTKLNPYASSTNKEKKKRKNFMMMRHSQGVRTKNKRSFREKQLALKEALLKKKKLLK, encoded by the exons ATGTCAGGAAGACATAACAACAAATTGCCAACAAATTTACCACAGCTGCAGAATCTTATCAAAAGAGACCCCCAGTCTTACACGGAAGAG TTTTTACAGCAGTACCGACATTACCAGTCCAATGTTCAGATTCTAAAACTTCAACCAGATAAGCCCAGTAAAGAACTTGGAGAGCTGTTTATGTTTCTATCTCAG GTTGCACATTGTTATCAGCAGCAGATGTCCAGTTTTCCGCAAGAACTGATTGAAATTCTCTTAAATCATCATACAGTTCTTGATTCTGACCTACGCATG ACTTTGTGTAAGGCACTTATCCTTCTCCGAAACAAGGACCTCATTAGTCCGACTGATTTACTTGAACTGTTTTTTGAGCTGCTGCGCTGCCATGACAAGCTTCTTCGTAAG ACACTGTACACGCACATTGTATCAGACATCAAGAACATTAACGCTaagcacaaaaacaacaaagtgAACACG AGTCTGCAGAACTTCATGTACACAATGCTTAGGGACAGCAATGCTGTGGCAGGAAAGATATCTCTGGACGTCATGGTTGAGCTCTATATGAGGAACATCTG GAATGATGCCAAAACTGTAAATGTCATTACAACAGCATGCTTCTCCAAAATCACGAAG ATTCTTGTGGCAGCACTGAAATTCTTTTTGGGCAAAGATGAGGATGATAAGAAGGACAGCGATTCGGAGTCTGAg GATGAAGGGCCCACAGCTAGAGACATAATTTTGAGATATTCGACGGGAAAGAAAAGCTCAAAAAACAAGAAGAAGATGGAAAAGGCCATGAAAGTTCTTAAG AAACATAAGAAGAAAAAACGTGCCGAGGTCTTTAACTTCTCCGCCATTCATCTGATTCACGATCCTCAAG ATTTTGCAGAGAAACTTTTCAAACAGCTCGAGAGCTCTAAGGAACGCTTTGaggtgaagatgatgatgatggagcTCATTTCTCGACTCGTGGGGATCCATGAG CTTTTTCTCTTCAACTTCTACCCATTCATACAGCGTTTTCTCCAGCCTCATCAGAGGG AAGTTACTAAGATCCTGCTGTGTGCCGCACAGGCTTCTCATCAGCTAGTTCCTCCAGAG GTTATTGAGCCTGTAATCATGACGATAGCTAACAACTTTGTCACGGACAGAAACTCGGGAGAGGCCATGACTGTTGG CATAAATGCGATTAGGGAACTTGCAGCCCGCTGTCCTTTGGCGATGACAGAAGACCTGCTGCATGACTTGGCTCAATACAGAATGCACAAAGACAAAA ATGTGATGATGTCGTCCAGAGGGTTGATTCAGCTTTTTAGAAATTTGAATCCTAAGATGCTGCAGAAAAAAGACAGG GGTAAACCTACGGAATCCTCCGCTGAAGCCAAGATCCAGGACTATGGAGAGCTGGAGGCCAAGGACTACATACCTGGAGCTGAGGTTCTTGGCCTGGATGAAGAAAATCATGAAGCTGAAGGGGATGAAG AAGAGTGGGAGAGTGTCAGCGAGGATGACGAAGACGACAACGACGATGGAGAGTGGGTTGACGTTCATCACTCCTCCGATgaggagcaaggggagatg GCAGCGAAACTGGAGAACATGCCAGCAGACGAGAGGAAAGCCAAGGCGGCCACAGTCAGCATGAGCCGGCTCCTCACGCAGGAGGACTTCAAGAAGATCCGCGTTGCGCAGATGGCCAAGGAAGTCAGCTCTGCTCCTGGCAAGGGCCAGAAGAGGAAGAACGTGGACAGCGATGACGAggaaag AGGAGAGTTGCTTAAATTGAGGGATATTGAGCGTCTGCACAAGAAACCCAAAGCCGACAAAGAATCGCGCCTGGCCACTGCAATG GCCGGGAGAACGGAAAGGAAGGAGTTTGTCAAGAAGAAAACCAAGCTGAATCCCTATGCCAGCTCCACAAAcaaggagaagaagaagaggaagaactTCATGATGATGCGACACAGTCAGGGCGTTCGCACCAAGAACAAGCGATCGTTCCGAGAAaaacag TTGGCCTTAAAAGAGGCACTTCTGAAAAAGAAGAAGCTACTGAAGTAG